The Streptomyces sp. SS1-1 genome has a segment encoding these proteins:
- a CDS encoding thioesterase family protein — translation MSTSTDTETRVDPAWYSWEGAHGGHVAALALTAVRDRFAGGAHPVRTLTTHYLAPVDGAPLHFSGTAPAAPGRRTATCVFTGHQNGLPVVLGSALFGARRQGGVPHEARPAPRVPGPADCPLLRLPADLSPFSRQLEIRPATPDRPLAGGERAELTAWIRFLDGRPLDAAAVVTLTDVLPPALYAVWDTPRPVPTAELTVHLTDALDEGAPGGWALVRIRTEHAGGGWAVDDSVVWAADGRLLALGRQSRVVRPQPAAGTVNS, via the coding sequence GTGAGCACCTCGACCGACACCGAGACCCGCGTCGACCCCGCCTGGTATTCCTGGGAGGGGGCGCACGGCGGCCATGTCGCCGCCCTCGCGCTGACCGCCGTCCGCGACCGCTTCGCCGGCGGAGCGCATCCGGTCCGCACGCTGACCACCCACTACCTCGCGCCCGTGGACGGCGCTCCGCTGCACTTCTCCGGCACCGCCCCGGCCGCCCCGGGCCGGCGCACGGCGACGTGTGTGTTCACCGGCCACCAGAACGGCCTCCCGGTCGTCCTCGGGTCCGCGCTCTTCGGCGCCCGGCGTCAGGGCGGTGTACCGCACGAGGCGCGTCCGGCGCCCCGCGTGCCCGGCCCCGCGGACTGCCCGCTGCTGCGTCTCCCGGCCGACCTCTCCCCGTTCTCGCGGCAGTTGGAGATACGTCCCGCGACCCCGGACCGCCCCCTCGCCGGCGGTGAACGGGCCGAACTCACCGCGTGGATCCGCTTCCTGGACGGCCGGCCGCTCGACGCCGCAGCGGTCGTCACCCTCACCGACGTCCTGCCGCCCGCGCTGTACGCCGTCTGGGACACCCCGCGTCCCGTTCCCACCGCCGAACTCACCGTCCACCTCACCGACGCCCTCGACGAGGGCGCCCCCGGCGGCTGGGCGCTGGTGAGGATCCGCACCGAACACGCGGGCGGCGGCTGGGCCGTCGACGACAGCGTTGTCTGGGCCGCCGACGGCCGGCTGCTCGCCCTGGGCCGCCAGTCGAGGGTCGTGCGCCCTCAGCCCGCCGCCGGGACCGTGAACTCGTAG
- a CDS encoding nuclear transport factor 2 family protein, producing MHAFRAAVEAGDTDAMEALLAKDVVFTSPVVFKPYTGKAITAAILRGVVRVFEDFRYVREIHDEGGRDHALVFTARVGDKQITGCDFLSVDEDGLIDDFMVMVRPLSGAQALAEAMGAQFDQILADAEARSA from the coding sequence ATGCACGCGTTCCGTGCGGCGGTCGAGGCGGGCGACACCGACGCCATGGAGGCCCTGCTGGCCAAGGACGTGGTCTTCACCAGCCCGGTGGTGTTCAAGCCGTACACCGGCAAGGCGATCACGGCGGCGATCCTGCGCGGTGTGGTCCGGGTCTTCGAGGACTTCCGGTACGTCCGCGAGATCCATGACGAGGGCGGCCGCGACCATGCGCTGGTCTTCACCGCGCGGGTCGGCGACAAGCAGATCACCGGGTGCGACTTCCTGTCCGTCGACGAGGACGGGCTGATCGACGACTTCATGGTCATGGTCCGCCCGCTGTCCGGGGCCCAGGCGCTGGCGGAGGCCATGGGGGCCCAGTTCGACCAGATCCTCGCGGACGCCGAGGCGCGGTCCGCGTAG
- the rho gene encoding transcription termination factor Rho yields the protein MTTTLEHPVAAPQRTTVHAVTGVLDVDASGKGYLRAASLLPSPADPQVSPALIRRYGLRKGDLVDGERGERRTLTDVVRVNGRVPGGERPRFADLTPLHPRERIRLEHPASGPAGRVADLMAPVGKGQRGLIVAPPKTGKTVLLQQIAAAVAGNHPECRLMVVLLDERPEEVTDMRRSVRGEVYASTFDRAPRQHIALAELVIERAKRLVEAGEDVVVLFDSLTRLCRAHNNAAASGGRTLSGGVDAAALQGPKRFFGAARLAEEGGSLTILATALVETGSRADDFFFEELKSTGNMELRLSRELASRRVFPAVEIDPSGTRREELLLTPAELTAVRGLRRALRGRDGHSGTETLLERMRETPDNATFLRRVQPTLPGG from the coding sequence ATGACCACCACACTCGAACACCCCGTGGCCGCACCCCAGCGGACCACCGTCCACGCCGTGACCGGCGTGCTCGACGTCGACGCGAGCGGGAAGGGGTACCTGCGGGCCGCGAGCCTGCTCCCCTCGCCCGCCGACCCGCAGGTCTCCCCCGCGCTGATCCGCCGGTACGGCCTGCGCAAGGGCGACCTCGTCGACGGCGAACGCGGCGAGCGCCGCACCCTCACCGACGTCGTCCGCGTCAACGGACGCGTCCCCGGAGGCGAGCGGCCCCGCTTCGCCGACCTCACCCCGCTGCACCCCCGCGAGCGCATCCGTCTGGAGCACCCGGCGTCCGGCCCGGCCGGGCGGGTCGCCGATCTGATGGCCCCCGTCGGCAAGGGGCAGCGCGGGCTGATCGTGGCCCCGCCCAAGACGGGCAAGACCGTGCTGCTCCAGCAGATCGCGGCGGCCGTCGCCGGCAACCACCCGGAGTGCCGGCTGATGGTCGTCCTCCTCGACGAACGCCCCGAGGAGGTCACCGACATGCGGCGCTCCGTGCGCGGCGAGGTGTACGCCTCGACGTTCGACCGGGCGCCCAGGCAGCACATCGCGCTGGCCGAGCTGGTCATCGAGCGGGCCAAGCGGCTCGTGGAGGCCGGTGAGGACGTCGTCGTGCTGTTCGACTCGCTGACCCGGCTGTGCCGGGCGCACAACAACGCGGCCGCGTCCGGTGGCCGCACCCTGAGCGGCGGCGTCGACGCGGCCGCTCTGCAGGGGCCGAAGCGGTTCTTCGGCGCCGCGCGGCTCGCCGAGGAGGGCGGCTCGCTCACCATCCTCGCCACGGCCCTCGTGGAGACCGGGTCCCGGGCCGACGACTTCTTCTTCGAGGAACTCAAGAGCACCGGCAACATGGAGCTGCGGCTCAGCCGGGAGCTCGCCTCCCGCCGGGTCTTCCCGGCCGTCGAGATCGACCCGTCCGGCACCCGCCGCGAGGAACTGCTGCTCACCCCCGCCGAGTTGACCGCGGTACGCGGCCTGCGCCGGGCCCTGCGCGGCCGCGACGGCCACAGCGGCACCGAGACGCTGCTGGAGCGGATGCGGGAGACCCCGGACAACGCCACCTTCCTGCGGCGCGTCCAGCCGACGCTGCCGGGCGGCTGA
- a CDS encoding GntR family transcriptional regulator — protein MVRTTPHERPLTTTQPLYWRIATQLLGELRDGTIPPGERLPGERQLAGHFGVSRETVRQALEVLRRSGLVATDRRGSHASLPGLPVEAPTSVAFPIGARAAGPAAVDRTMAVWEPPSPEHAEALGIDRHRPTLVHRYESTGADGRARRTAVTTFSAVALAEVMELARYRDRADGSGAAQLRRAYDWMRRAGLTLHHRDAITRLPGGSSVRVTRRSHDQYGRPLEITDLVVEAHQDALVYEFTVPAAG, from the coding sequence ATGGTCCGCACCACCCCGCACGAACGCCCCCTCACCACCACGCAGCCGCTGTACTGGCGGATCGCCACCCAGCTGCTGGGCGAGCTGCGCGACGGCACCATCCCGCCCGGCGAACGGCTGCCGGGGGAACGCCAGTTGGCAGGGCACTTCGGAGTCAGCAGGGAAACCGTACGGCAGGCGCTGGAGGTGCTGCGCCGCAGCGGCCTGGTCGCCACCGACCGGCGCGGCAGCCACGCCAGTCTGCCGGGGCTGCCGGTCGAGGCGCCGACGTCGGTGGCGTTCCCGATCGGCGCCCGGGCCGCGGGTCCCGCCGCCGTGGACCGGACCATGGCGGTCTGGGAGCCGCCGTCGCCGGAGCACGCCGAGGCGCTGGGGATCGACCGGCACCGGCCGACGCTGGTGCACCGGTACGAGTCCACCGGCGCCGACGGACGGGCCCGGCGCACGGCGGTGACAACGTTCTCGGCGGTGGCGCTGGCGGAGGTGATGGAGCTGGCCCGCTACCGGGACCGTGCGGACGGTTCCGGTGCGGCCCAGTTGCGCCGCGCCTACGACTGGATGCGCCGGGCGGGCCTGACACTGCATCACCGCGACGCCATCACGCGGCTTCCGGGCGGCTCCTCGGTCCGGGTCACCCGGCGCTCGCACGACCAGTACGGGCGCCCGCTGGAGATCACGGACCTGGTGGTGGAGGCCCACCAGGACGCCCTGGTCTACGAGTTCACGGTCCCGGCGGCGGGCTGA
- a CDS encoding ferredoxin reductase, with product MTETLGTTPSFTPPTRFAVPGRIAVEDRAASEWRTATVTAVRRETPRVATFRLAVPAWPGHLPGQHLMVRLRARDGYVAQRHYSIASAPDDSGHIELTLDHVDGGEVSGWFHTVAEPGDTVEVRGPVSGFFAWPGDRPALLLGAGSGVVPLMSMVRHRRARGSDVPLRLLVSARSPEELIYAAEYGSETTAVFTRSAPAGVPVGRMSAAHVAPLLAERPPGGWEAYVCGSNGFAEHASRLLVAAGQPVDRIRIERFG from the coding sequence GTGACTGAGACCCTGGGGACGACCCCGTCCTTCACTCCCCCGACCCGTTTCGCCGTGCCCGGCCGTATCGCCGTGGAGGACCGGGCGGCGTCCGAGTGGCGGACCGCGACGGTCACCGCGGTCCGCCGTGAGACGCCGCGCGTGGCCACGTTCCGGCTGGCCGTGCCCGCCTGGCCGGGGCATCTGCCGGGCCAGCACCTGATGGTGCGGCTGCGGGCGCGGGACGGCTATGTGGCGCAGCGCCACTACTCGATCGCGTCCGCGCCCGACGACTCCGGCCACATCGAGCTGACGCTGGACCATGTGGACGGCGGCGAGGTGTCCGGCTGGTTCCACACGGTGGCCGAGCCGGGCGACACCGTGGAGGTGCGCGGCCCGGTCAGCGGGTTCTTCGCGTGGCCCGGCGACCGGCCGGCGCTGCTGCTCGGGGCGGGCTCCGGCGTCGTCCCGCTGATGTCGATGGTGCGGCACCGTCGCGCGCGGGGCTCGGACGTGCCGCTGCGGCTGCTGGTGTCGGCCCGCAGCCCCGAGGAGCTGATCTACGCGGCGGAGTACGGCTCCGAGACGACGGCGGTGTTCACCCGGAGCGCGCCGGCCGGTGTGCCCGTGGGACGTATGTCCGCCGCACATGTGGCGCCGCTCCTGGCCGAGCGTCCTCCTGGTGGGTGGGAGGCCTATGTGTGCGGCTCCAACGGGTTCGCCGAGCACGCGTCGCGGCTGCTGGTCGCCGCGGGCCAGCCGGTCGACCGTATCCGGATCGAGCGCTTCGGCTGA
- a CDS encoding PadR family transcriptional regulator, which produces MSLKYAVLAALLEGEASGYELSKLFDISFANFWPATPQQLYRELERLAQDGLVEARFVQQERRPNKRMFTLTAAGRDELSAFAAQPPRRPTAIRDELLIKVQAMDDPGTARALVEERRSWARGKLDRYERVRERLLDGRTEEEYLAEAERVGPYLTLLAGISFEEENLRWCERVLAVLGRRVAAG; this is translated from the coding sequence ATGTCCCTCAAGTACGCCGTGCTCGCCGCCCTGCTGGAGGGCGAGGCCTCCGGCTACGAGCTCTCCAAGCTCTTCGACATCTCGTTCGCGAACTTCTGGCCCGCGACCCCGCAGCAGCTCTACCGGGAACTGGAACGCCTCGCCCAGGACGGCCTCGTCGAGGCCCGGTTCGTACAGCAGGAACGACGGCCCAACAAAAGGATGTTCACCCTCACCGCGGCCGGCCGCGACGAGCTGAGCGCCTTCGCCGCACAGCCGCCCCGGAGGCCCACCGCCATCCGTGACGAGCTCCTGATCAAGGTGCAGGCCATGGACGATCCCGGAACCGCCCGCGCCCTGGTCGAGGAGCGGCGGAGCTGGGCGCGCGGCAAGCTCGACCGCTACGAACGCGTCCGTGAACGGCTCCTGGACGGGCGCACCGAGGAGGAGTACCTGGCGGAGGCGGAGCGCGTCGGGCCGTATCTCACGCTGCTGGCCGGCATCTCCTTCGAGGAGGAGAACCTGCGCTGGTGCGAGCGGGTCCTCGCGGTCCTCGGACGACGCGTCGCGGCCGGGTGA
- a CDS encoding acetylxylan esterase, with amino-acid sequence MALFDLPLDELRAHRSASAEPEDFDSFWSRTLDEAREHDLDVRYEPVDTGLTTVQVYDVTFAGFGGHPVKGWLRLPAGAAEPLPLVVEFVGYGGGRGLPHEKLLWASTGRAHFTMDTRGQGSTWGGGGDTPDPVGAGPAFPGHMTRGVEAPGNYYYRRVFTDAVRAVEAARAHPLTDAARTVVTGESQGGGIAIAVGGLVPDLTAVAPDVPFLCDFPRATTLTDRHPYREIGLYLKTHRGRTADVLRTLSYFDGVHFAARGRAPALFSAALEDQTCPPSTVFAAFNAWAHAEKAIEVYEFNDHEGGGPYHEAVKLDWLRSRV; translated from the coding sequence ATGGCCCTGTTCGACCTCCCGCTCGACGAACTGCGTGCCCACCGCAGCGCGTCCGCCGAGCCCGAGGACTTCGACTCCTTCTGGTCCAGGACGCTGGACGAGGCGCGCGAGCACGATCTGGACGTCCGCTACGAGCCGGTCGACACCGGCCTGACCACGGTCCAGGTGTACGACGTGACGTTCGCCGGGTTCGGCGGGCACCCCGTCAAGGGCTGGCTGCGGCTGCCCGCCGGGGCGGCCGAACCGCTGCCGCTGGTCGTGGAGTTCGTCGGGTACGGCGGGGGACGCGGGCTGCCGCACGAGAAGCTGCTGTGGGCGTCCACGGGCCGGGCGCACTTCACGATGGACACCCGGGGGCAGGGCAGCACCTGGGGCGGGGGCGGCGACACCCCGGACCCGGTGGGCGCCGGTCCCGCGTTCCCGGGTCATATGACACGGGGGGTCGAGGCGCCCGGGAACTACTACTACCGCCGGGTGTTCACCGACGCGGTCCGTGCCGTCGAGGCGGCCCGCGCGCACCCGCTCACGGACGCCGCCCGGACGGTCGTGACGGGTGAGAGCCAGGGCGGCGGTATCGCGATCGCGGTCGGCGGCCTGGTGCCCGACCTGACGGCGGTGGCACCGGACGTGCCGTTCCTGTGCGACTTCCCGCGCGCGACGACGCTGACGGACCGTCACCCCTACCGGGAGATCGGGCTCTACCTCAAGACGCACCGGGGACGCACCGCCGACGTCCTGCGCACCCTGTCGTACTTCGACGGTGTCCACTTCGCGGCGCGCGGCCGGGCACCCGCCCTGTTCTCGGCGGCGCTGGAGGACCAGACCTGCCCGCCCTCCACGGTCTTCGCCGCGTTCAACGCGTGGGCGCACGCGGAGAAGGCCATCGAGGTCTACGAGTTCAACGACCACGAGGGCGGCGGCCCGTACCACGAGGCGGTCAAGCTGGACTGGCTGCGCTCCCGCGTCTGA
- a CDS encoding class I SAM-dependent methyltransferase, translating to MFAPEGPSLRELTVQALSSVEHGYDLLAPKFDHTPFRTPDSVLTAVTTALARGGPYDDGLDLCCGTGAGLGVLGELCRSSVTGVDFSAGMLGIARERGEAVRNAGAGPRVRWVRADARALPFTSAFDLVVSFGAFGHFLPGELPGLFGQVHSVLRPGGRFAFPVVAPPRPTSPAYWALLGFDAVMRVRNAVRRPPFVMYYRTFRLAEVRRGLEDAGFEVTWQPLPGFGARGDGSPRVRMVVARRPSG from the coding sequence ATGTTCGCTCCCGAGGGACCCAGCCTGCGCGAACTCACCGTCCAGGCCCTGTCGTCGGTCGAGCACGGCTACGACCTGCTCGCCCCCAAGTTCGACCACACGCCCTTCCGGACCCCGGACTCCGTGCTGACCGCCGTCACCACGGCCCTCGCGCGCGGCGGCCCCTACGACGACGGCCTCGACCTGTGCTGCGGCACGGGCGCGGGCCTGGGCGTCCTCGGCGAGCTGTGCCGGAGCAGCGTCACCGGCGTCGACTTCAGCGCGGGCATGCTCGGGATCGCCCGGGAGCGGGGCGAGGCGGTCCGGAACGCGGGTGCCGGGCCACGGGTGCGCTGGGTGCGCGCGGACGCCCGCGCCCTGCCGTTCACGTCCGCCTTCGACCTGGTGGTGAGCTTCGGGGCGTTCGGGCACTTCCTGCCGGGCGAACTGCCCGGTCTCTTCGGCCAGGTCCACTCCGTCCTGCGGCCGGGCGGCCGCTTCGCCTTCCCGGTGGTGGCGCCGCCGCGCCCCACGTCCCCCGCCTACTGGGCGCTGCTCGGGTTCGACGCGGTGATGCGGGTGCGGAACGCCGTGCGGCGGCCGCCGTTCGTCATGTACTACCGGACCTTCCGGCTGGCGGAGGTGCGCAGGGGCCTCGAAGACGCCGGGTTCGAGGTGACCTGGCAGCCGCTGCCCGGGTTCGGGGCGCGGGGGGACGGCAGCCCGCGGGTGCGGATGGTGGTGGCGCGACGGCCCTCCGGGTGA
- a CDS encoding serine hydrolase domain-containing protein, giving the protein MTDLPARVHGHCDPRFEAVRTAFEANFRERGELGAAVAVTVGGETVVDLWGGWADGARSRPWERDTLVNVWSTTKGPTALCAHILADRGLLDLDAPVAAYWPEFAAAGKEEVLVRHLLAHRAGLSGLREPHTLQALYDWELTTRRLAATEPWWAPGTRSGYHALTYGFLVGEVVRRVSGLRPAAFLEREVTGPLGVDFTIGLPEKESGRVAELVQPPAGPAGEGAAAPAALPPLALAALANPPIGADQANTPGWRAAEIPAANGHGTARAVADLYGIFAGAGSYGGRRILSPGAAERVREGQGRCLDLVLGAGLGHETEIGLGLWLSGPNGSYGPNPRAFGHDGFGGSCGLADPEAGVSLGYVMNRMGPHIADDPRKTALVDAVYASL; this is encoded by the coding sequence ATGACGGACCTTCCGGCGCGGGTGCACGGGCACTGCGATCCGCGGTTCGAGGCGGTGCGCACGGCGTTCGAGGCGAACTTCCGGGAGCGGGGCGAGCTGGGGGCCGCCGTCGCCGTCACGGTCGGCGGTGAGACGGTGGTGGACCTGTGGGGCGGCTGGGCGGACGGCGCGCGGAGCCGGCCCTGGGAGCGCGACACACTGGTCAACGTCTGGTCGACGACCAAGGGCCCGACGGCGCTGTGCGCGCACATCCTGGCCGACCGGGGACTGCTCGACCTGGACGCGCCGGTGGCCGCCTACTGGCCGGAGTTCGCGGCGGCGGGCAAGGAGGAGGTCCTCGTCCGGCATCTGCTGGCGCACCGGGCCGGCCTGTCGGGCCTGCGCGAGCCGCACACGCTCCAGGCGCTGTACGACTGGGAACTGACGACCCGTCGGCTCGCGGCGACGGAACCCTGGTGGGCGCCGGGCACCCGGTCCGGGTACCACGCGCTCACGTACGGCTTCCTGGTCGGGGAGGTCGTACGGCGGGTGTCGGGGCTGCGGCCGGCGGCGTTCCTGGAGCGCGAGGTGACCGGGCCGCTCGGTGTCGACTTCACGATCGGGCTGCCGGAGAAGGAGTCCGGCCGGGTGGCCGAGCTGGTCCAGCCCCCGGCCGGCCCGGCGGGCGAGGGCGCCGCCGCGCCCGCCGCGTTGCCGCCCCTGGCACTGGCGGCGCTGGCCAATCCGCCGATCGGCGCGGACCAGGCGAACACCCCCGGCTGGCGGGCGGCCGAGATCCCCGCCGCGAACGGGCACGGCACCGCGCGGGCGGTCGCGGACCTGTACGGGATCTTCGCGGGTGCCGGTTCGTACGGCGGCCGGCGGATCCTCTCCCCCGGGGCGGCCGAGCGGGTGCGGGAGGGACAGGGCAGGTGCCTCGATCTGGTCCTGGGCGCCGGGCTGGGCCATGAGACGGAGATCGGGCTCGGGTTGTGGCTCAGCGGCCCGAACGGCTCGTACGGGCCGAACCCGCGGGCTTTCGGACACGACGGCTTCGGTGGATCCTGCGGTCTGGCCGACCCGGAGGCGGGGGTGTCGCTGGGGTATGTGATGAACCGGATGGGGCCGCATATCGCCGACGATCCCCGCAAGACGGCCCTGGTCGACGCCGTGTACGCCTCACTCTGA